Proteins encoded within one genomic window of Sphingosinicella ginsenosidimutans:
- a CDS encoding F0F1 ATP synthase subunit A: protein MAAESKIDPMHQFAISKIADLNIAGYDISFTTSALWMLIVLGALWVFMLGGMKRQLVPGRWQAMVEGVTGFVDNMVSTSIGPEGRKFMPWVFSIFMFILFANLMGMMPFAIAGVHPFTVTSQFTVTGLLAIVSFSIVLIVGFWRHGFHFFSLFVPHGTPLVLLPLIFLVELISFMVRPFSLALRLFVAMIAGHILVEVFGNFVVSGLNAGGAGTAISLLSFVFIAGVLALELLVAAIQAYVFALLTSLYINDAVNLH, encoded by the coding sequence GTGGCGGCCGAATCCAAGATCGACCCGATGCACCAGTTCGCGATCAGCAAGATCGCGGACCTCAACATCGCCGGCTACGACATCAGCTTCACCACCTCGGCGCTGTGGATGCTGATCGTCCTCGGCGCGCTGTGGGTCTTCATGCTCGGCGGGATGAAGCGCCAGCTCGTCCCCGGCCGCTGGCAGGCGATGGTCGAGGGGGTGACGGGGTTCGTCGACAACATGGTCTCGACGAGCATCGGGCCGGAAGGGCGCAAGTTCATGCCCTGGGTCTTCTCGATCTTCATGTTCATCCTGTTCGCCAACCTGATGGGCATGATGCCGTTTGCGATCGCGGGCGTGCATCCGTTCACCGTCACCAGCCAGTTCACCGTGACCGGGCTGCTCGCCATCGTCAGCTTCTCGATCGTGCTGATCGTCGGCTTCTGGCGGCACGGCTTCCATTTCTTCTCGCTGTTCGTGCCGCACGGCACGCCGCTCGTGCTGCTGCCGCTCATCTTCCTTGTCGAGCTGATCTCGTTCATGGTGCGTCCGTTCAGCCTCGCGCTTCGTTTGTTCGTCGCGATGATCGCCGGCCACATCCTGGTCGAGGTGTTCGGCAATTTCGTCGTCAGCGGGCTCAACGCCGGCGGCGCGGGCACGGCGATCAGCCTCTTGTCGTTCGTGTTCATCGCCGGCGTGCTCGCGCTCGAGCTGCTGGTCGCGGCGATCCAGGCCTATGTTTTCGCGCTGCTGACGTCGCTCTACATCAACGACGCGGTCAATCTTCACTAA
- a CDS encoding AtpZ/AtpI family protein: MAEDEPRQDPGLPEDARLRSLDRRLKQAQAQESARTGTNAGAQGKGQAQGMRILSDLFGMPLGGALVGWLLDRWFGTRPVFLLALLFLGFCGAIWNVYKISKQRPE, from the coding sequence ATGGCGGAAGACGAGCCCCGGCAGGACCCAGGCCTTCCTGAAGATGCGCGGCTGAGATCGCTCGATCGGCGATTGAAGCAGGCGCAAGCGCAGGAATCGGCTCGGACGGGAACGAATGCGGGCGCGCAAGGCAAGGGCCAGGCCCAGGGCATGCGCATCCTTTCCGACCTGTTCGGGATGCCGCTCGGCGGCGCCCTTGTCGGGTGGCTGCTCGATCGGTGGTTCGGGACCCGGCCGGTCTTCCTCTTGGCGCTGCTGTTCCTCGGGTTCTGCGGCGCCATCTGGAACGTGTACAAGATTTCGAAACAGCGCCCCGAATAG
- the radC gene encoding RadC family protein has product MADTGDGSGHRARLRQRLFEGGPDALLDHELVEYLLALAIPRRDTKPLARKLLKEFGGFGALMTADASAIMRAGGISETAAAALKTAHAAALRLLKDKVAARPVLGSWQALLDYLHADMAHEGIERVRVLFLNARNMLIADEAMWEGSIDESAVHVREIMRRAMDLHATALILVHNHPSGDPSPSPQDIRITRNIIEAGRHLKITVHDHVIIGTNSHASLKGLGLI; this is encoded by the coding sequence ATGGCCGATACGGGGGACGGCAGCGGGCACCGCGCCCGCCTGAGACAGCGCCTGTTCGAGGGCGGACCCGATGCGCTGCTCGATCACGAGCTGGTCGAATATCTCCTCGCGCTGGCCATTCCCCGCCGCGACACCAAGCCGCTCGCGCGAAAGCTGCTCAAGGAGTTCGGCGGCTTCGGCGCGCTGATGACGGCGGATGCCTCGGCGATCATGCGCGCCGGCGGGATCAGCGAGACGGCGGCGGCGGCGCTCAAGACCGCCCATGCCGCGGCGCTTCGCCTGCTCAAGGACAAGGTGGCGGCCCGCCCGGTGCTCGGCTCGTGGCAGGCCCTGCTCGACTATCTCCACGCGGACATGGCGCACGAGGGGATCGAGCGGGTGCGGGTCCTCTTCCTCAACGCCAGGAACATGCTGATCGCCGACGAGGCGATGTGGGAGGGATCGATCGACGAATCGGCGGTCCACGTCCGCGAGATCATGCGCCGCGCCATGGATCTCCATGCGACCGCCCTGATCCTCGTCCACAACCACCCCTCGGGCGATCCATCCCCCAGCCCGCAGGACATCCGCATCACCCGCAACATCATCGAGGCCGGCCGCCACCTCAAGATCACCGTCCACGATCACGTCATCATCGGCACCAACAGCCATGCCAGCCTGAAAGGCCTGGGGCTGATCTGA
- the purB gene encoding adenylosuccinate lyase, producing MIPRYSRPDMAALWSPETRYRIWFEIEAHALDAMAALGVVPKESAEAVWGWWATNPAIDVERIDAIEAVTKHDVIAFLTWVAEEVGPQARFLHQGMTSSDVLDTCLAVQLKRAADLLIADLDALLDVLKRRAYEHKLTPTIGRSHGIHAEPVTFGLKLAQAYAEFARGRARLVAARDDVATCAISGAVGTFANIDPRIEAHVAEKMGLSIEPVSTQVIPRDRHAMFFATLGVIASSIERLATEVRHLQRTEVLEAEEYFAPGQKGSSAMPHKRNPVLTENLTGLARVVRSAVTPALENVALWHERDISHSSVERYIGPDATITLDFALARLTGVIDKLLVYPERMQKNLDRMGGLVHSQRVLLALTQAGASREDSYRLVQRNAMKVWESDGKLSLLDLLKADPEVTALLSPAELEEKFDLDYHLKHVDTIFDRVFGQ from the coding sequence ATGATCCCCCGCTATTCACGCCCCGACATGGCCGCGCTCTGGTCGCCCGAGACGCGCTATCGAATCTGGTTCGAGATCGAGGCCCATGCGCTCGATGCGATGGCGGCGCTCGGCGTCGTCCCGAAGGAGTCGGCCGAGGCGGTCTGGGGCTGGTGGGCGACGAATCCGGCGATCGACGTCGAGCGGATCGACGCGATCGAGGCGGTGACGAAGCATGACGTGATCGCCTTCCTCACCTGGGTCGCCGAGGAAGTGGGGCCGCAGGCGAGATTCCTCCACCAGGGCATGACCAGTTCGGACGTGCTGGACACCTGCCTCGCGGTGCAGCTGAAGCGCGCGGCGGACCTTCTGATCGCCGATCTCGACGCCTTGCTCGACGTGCTGAAGCGCCGCGCGTACGAGCACAAGCTGACGCCGACGATCGGCCGCAGCCACGGCATCCATGCCGAGCCGGTGACATTCGGGCTCAAGCTCGCCCAGGCTTATGCGGAGTTCGCGCGGGGCCGCGCCCGGCTGGTCGCCGCGCGCGACGATGTCGCGACCTGCGCGATTTCCGGCGCGGTCGGCACCTTCGCGAATATCGATCCCAGGATCGAGGCGCATGTCGCGGAGAAGATGGGACTTTCGATCGAGCCGGTTTCGACCCAGGTGATCCCGCGCGATCGCCACGCGATGTTCTTCGCGACGCTTGGCGTGATCGCCTCGTCGATCGAGCGGCTGGCGACCGAGGTCCGGCACCTCCAGCGCACCGAGGTGCTTGAGGCGGAGGAATATTTCGCGCCGGGCCAGAAAGGCTCGTCCGCCATGCCGCACAAGCGCAACCCCGTGCTGACCGAGAATCTGACCGGCCTCGCCCGGGTCGTTCGCTCGGCGGTGACGCCGGCGCTCGAGAATGTGGCGCTGTGGCACGAGCGCGACATCAGCCACTCGTCGGTCGAGCGCTATATCGGACCGGACGCGACGATCACGCTCGATTTCGCGCTGGCGCGCCTCACCGGCGTCATCGACAAGCTGCTCGTCTATCCCGAGCGGATGCAGAAGAATCTCGACCGGATGGGCGGCCTCGTCCATTCGCAGCGCGTGCTGCTCGCGCTCACCCAGGCCGGCGCGAGCCGCGAGGATTCCTATCGCCTTGTCCAAAGAAACGCGATGAAGGTATGGGAATCGGACGGAAAATTGTCGCTGCTCGACCTTCTGAAGGCCGATCCCGAGGTCACCGCCCTCCTCTCCCCGGCCGAGCTCGAGGAGAAGTTCGACCTCGACTATCATCTGAAGCATGTCGACACCATCTTCGACCGGGTGTTCGGCCAATGA
- a CDS encoding biliverdin-producing heme oxygenase — protein sequence MSARAALRSATAENHHRVDAAFSRFDLATASGYRRFLLAQAGGFLPIERALDEAGAADVLDDWPQRRRGTLLRADLEELEVTPPELFFRPDFFSGEASILGAIYVLEGSRLGGAVLKQAVPGHFPRRFLEARHVAGGWRKLLQALDDLLIRPDDLDAAVRAAKEVFARFEAEAGAQLENKAA from the coding sequence ATGAGTGCGCGGGCGGCGCTGAGGAGTGCGACCGCCGAGAATCACCACAGGGTCGACGCCGCCTTTTCCCGCTTCGATCTCGCCACCGCCAGCGGCTACCGGCGGTTCCTTCTGGCGCAGGCGGGCGGCTTCCTTCCGATCGAACGCGCGCTCGACGAGGCGGGCGCGGCCGACGTGCTCGACGATTGGCCGCAGCGCCGCCGCGGCACGCTTCTGCGCGCCGACCTCGAAGAGCTCGAAGTCACGCCCCCGGAACTTTTTTTCCGCCCGGACTTTTTTTCCGGGGAGGCGTCGATACTCGGCGCGATCTACGTGCTGGAGGGATCGAGGCTGGGGGGTGCGGTGCTGAAGCAGGCCGTGCCCGGCCACTTTCCCCGGCGATTCCTGGAGGCCCGGCACGTGGCCGGCGGCTGGCGCAAGCTCCTCCAGGCGCTCGACGACTTGCTGATCCGGCCCGATGATCTCGACGCCGCCGTGCGGGCGGCGAAGGAGGTTTTCGCGCGCTTCGAGGCGGAGGCGGGAGCGCAGTTGGAGAACAAGGCCGCGTGA
- a CDS encoding HWE histidine kinase domain-containing protein, translating into MSDVHPQVDLTNCDREPIHILGAIQPIGFLIALSSDWMIARVSANAGAFLGTGDSEALLGRPLAGLLPAGTIHALRNRVAMLRGPDAVERLFGCPIRQGGEPFDIAVHVSGGQIVIEAEPGSTDTGDATGTVRSMIARLDQTGSIPDFLHEGARQVRALTGYDRVMVYRFAADGSGEVAAESCRRGIGSFLGLHYPATDIPVQARALYKRNLLRIITDVNAEPVGIVPALDENGAPLDLSLSVLRAVSPIHIEYLKNMGVQASMSISIVVEGRLWGLFACHHYSPRVIPFERRSVAELFAQMFAMRLESRERQLIVEFERRARDISDQLLGAVATDETLLKDPDWLSNILTHAIPADGVGVWINGSHAFSGTTPDTDQFARIIKALNGTAAGKVYATDRIASIVAGAEDFADTVAGMLAIPISRAPRDYVVLFRSELVRSVRWGGDPHKPVEYGPNGPRLTPRESFEEWKETVVGRSRPFTTSECRVAETLRATLIEVVLRLADEASAERQAANERQELLIAELNHRVRNILAVIRGLIRQSQPKSGSSIEDFVRLVDGRIHALARAHNQITDDHWGPAPIRALIDAEAAAFLADQTERIIVDGPDFLLNPQAYSTMALVIHELVTNSAKYGGLSDSGKAHISWRLNEAGDLLLEWRESGGPPVKPPSRKGFGSTIIDRSVPYDLGGDSSIDYKREGVEARFRIPARHVSAPKDHSGPAIRFPRPAPAKNGPVPDQVIKGANVLLVEDSLIIALDAEDILKRLGAAHVATGATVEGALDMIRAARPTLALLDINLGDQTSYAVADRLAELGIPFLFATGYGEQADLPADHKHRRVVQKPYTIENVARALAELIGTAQA; encoded by the coding sequence GTGAGTGACGTCCATCCACAGGTCGATCTGACCAATTGCGACCGCGAGCCCATCCACATCCTGGGCGCCATCCAGCCGATCGGCTTTCTGATCGCCCTGTCCTCGGACTGGATGATCGCCCGGGTGTCCGCCAATGCGGGCGCCTTCCTCGGCACGGGCGACAGCGAGGCATTGCTGGGACGCCCCCTCGCCGGGCTGCTCCCGGCGGGCACGATCCATGCCCTGCGCAACCGCGTCGCCATGCTGCGGGGCCCCGACGCGGTGGAACGGCTGTTCGGATGCCCGATCCGCCAGGGCGGCGAGCCGTTCGACATCGCCGTCCATGTGTCCGGTGGCCAGATCGTCATCGAGGCGGAGCCCGGATCGACCGACACCGGCGATGCGACCGGGACCGTGCGATCGATGATCGCGCGCCTGGACCAGACAGGGTCCATTCCCGATTTCCTGCACGAGGGCGCGCGGCAGGTTCGCGCGCTGACCGGCTACGACCGGGTGATGGTATACCGCTTCGCCGCGGACGGCTCGGGCGAGGTCGCCGCCGAATCCTGCCGGCGCGGCATCGGTTCGTTCCTCGGGCTGCACTATCCGGCGACCGACATCCCGGTGCAGGCACGCGCGCTCTACAAGCGCAACCTGCTCAGGATCATCACCGACGTGAACGCCGAGCCGGTCGGGATCGTGCCGGCGCTGGACGAGAACGGCGCGCCGCTCGATCTCTCGCTCTCGGTGCTGCGCGCCGTGTCGCCGATCCACATCGAATATCTGAAGAACATGGGCGTCCAGGCCTCGATGTCGATCTCGATCGTCGTCGAGGGACGGCTGTGGGGTCTCTTCGCCTGCCACCATTATTCGCCGCGCGTCATCCCGTTCGAGCGGCGATCGGTGGCGGAATTGTTCGCGCAGATGTTCGCGATGCGGCTCGAAAGCCGGGAGCGCCAGCTGATCGTCGAGTTCGAGCGCCGGGCGCGCGACATTTCGGACCAGCTGCTGGGCGCCGTCGCCACCGACGAGACGCTGCTGAAGGACCCGGACTGGCTGAGCAACATCCTGACCCACGCCATTCCGGCGGACGGCGTCGGCGTGTGGATCAACGGCAGCCATGCCTTTTCCGGGACGACCCCGGACACCGACCAGTTCGCGCGGATCATCAAGGCGCTGAACGGAACCGCCGCCGGCAAGGTCTACGCGACCGACCGGATCGCGAGCATCGTCGCCGGCGCCGAGGATTTCGCCGATACGGTCGCCGGGATGCTCGCCATCCCGATCAGCCGGGCCCCGCGCGACTATGTCGTGCTGTTTCGCTCCGAGCTGGTCCGCTCGGTGCGGTGGGGCGGCGATCCCCACAAGCCGGTCGAATATGGCCCCAACGGACCGCGCCTCACGCCGCGCGAGAGCTTCGAGGAGTGGAAGGAGACGGTGGTCGGCCGCTCCCGCCCCTTCACGACTTCCGAATGCCGTGTCGCGGAAACCCTGCGCGCGACCCTGATCGAAGTCGTGCTGCGGCTCGCCGACGAGGCCAGCGCCGAGCGGCAGGCGGCGAACGAGCGCCAGGAATTGCTGATCGCCGAGCTCAACCACCGGGTCCGCAACATCCTTGCCGTGATCCGCGGCCTGATCCGGCAATCGCAGCCCAAATCGGGATCGAGCATCGAGGATTTCGTCCGGCTCGTCGACGGCCGGATCCATGCGCTCGCCCGCGCACATAACCAGATCACCGACGACCACTGGGGCCCGGCGCCGATCCGCGCACTGATCGACGCCGAGGCAGCCGCCTTCCTCGCCGACCAGACCGAACGCATCATCGTCGACGGGCCGGACTTCCTGCTCAACCCGCAGGCCTATTCGACCATGGCGCTGGTGATCCACGAGCTGGTGACCAATTCGGCCAAATATGGCGGGCTTTCCGACAGCGGAAAGGCGCACATCTCCTGGCGTCTCAACGAGGCTGGAGACCTGCTGCTCGAATGGCGCGAAAGCGGCGGCCCGCCGGTCAAGCCACCCTCGCGCAAGGGCTTCGGCTCGACGATCATCGACCGCTCGGTGCCCTATGACCTGGGCGGCGACTCCAGCATCGATTACAAGCGCGAGGGCGTGGAGGCGCGATTCCGGATCCCCGCGCGCCATGTTTCCGCTCCGAAGGACCATAGCGGACCGGCGATCCGCTTCCCGCGGCCGGCGCCCGCCAAAAATGGGCCCGTCCCCGACCAGGTGATCAAGGGCGCGAACGTGCTCCTGGTCGAGGACAGCCTGATCATCGCGCTCGACGCCGAGGACATATTGAAGCGCCTCGGCGCCGCCCATGTCGCCACCGGCGCGACCGTCGAAGGGGCGCTGGATATGATCCGCGCGGCCCGGCCGACGCTGGCGCTGCTCGACATCAATCTCGGCGACCAGACCAGCTACGCCGTGGCCGACCGGCTCGCCGAGCTCGGCATCCCCTTCCTCTTCGCCACCGGTTATGGCGAGCAGGCCGATCTGCCGGCCGACCACAAGCACCGCCGGGTGGTGCAGAAACCCTATACGATCGAGAATGTGGCCCGCGCCCTCGCCGAGCTGATCGGCACGGCGCAAGCCTGA
- a CDS encoding glutathione S-transferase N-terminal domain-containing protein, which translates to MTDLSTFPITTRWPAQHPDRIQLYSLPTPNGVKVSIMLEETGLPYEPHLVDIMKNESWTPEFLSLNPNGKIPAILDPDGPGGKPMGLWESGAILIYLAEKSGKFLPADPARRYETIQWVMWQMGGLGPMFGQLGFFHKFAGRDYEDKRPRDRYANESKRLLGVLESRLADRTWIMGDDYTIADISMLGWVRNLIGFYEAAELVDYASLRHVPAWLERGLARPAVQRGITIPART; encoded by the coding sequence ATGACCGATTTGTCCACTTTCCCGATCACCACGCGCTGGCCCGCGCAGCACCCGGATCGCATCCAGCTCTATTCGCTGCCGACGCCCAACGGCGTGAAGGTATCGATCATGCTGGAGGAGACCGGCCTTCCCTATGAGCCGCACCTCGTCGACATCATGAAGAACGAGAGCTGGACGCCGGAATTCCTGTCGCTCAACCCCAATGGGAAGATCCCGGCGATCCTCGATCCCGACGGGCCCGGCGGCAAGCCGATGGGGTTGTGGGAATCGGGCGCGATCCTGATCTACCTCGCCGAAAAGAGCGGCAAGTTCCTGCCCGCCGATCCGGCGCGGCGCTACGAGACGATCCAGTGGGTGATGTGGCAGATGGGCGGCCTTGGGCCGATGTTCGGCCAATTGGGCTTCTTCCACAAATTCGCCGGCCGCGACTATGAGGACAAGCGCCCTCGCGATCGCTATGCCAATGAAAGCAAACGCTTGCTCGGCGTCCTTGAAAGCCGGTTGGCGGATCGGACGTGGATCATGGGCGACGATTATACGATCGCCGACATCTCGATGCTCGGCTGGGTCCGCAACCTCATCGGCTTCTACGAGGCCGCCGAGCTGGTCGATTATGCGAGCCTGAGGCACGTGCCCGCCTGGCTGGAGCGCGGGCTTGCGCGTCCCGCCGTCCAGCGCGGGATCACGATTCCGGCGCGGACCTAG
- the dnaJ gene encoding molecular chaperone DnaJ — translation MVETDYYELLQVDRSADDKTIKSAYRRLAMECHPDRNGGCPDAEARFKAISQAYDCLKDPQKRAAYDRFGHAAFQNGGFGGGPAGGAQDFGSFADIFDNIFGEFMGGAQGRQRDVRRGSDLRYDLEIRLEDAFEGREVELSIDTTATCEPCGGSGAKPGTSARTCNTCGGHGQVRARQGFFVVEQTCPVCRGVGEMIADPCRSCRGEGRVEKRKTLTVNIPAGVDEGTRIRLAGEGEAGVRGGPAGDLYIFVHLARHAIFQRDGTTLFCRAPISFTTAALGGCIEVPGLDRAPNEVRIPAGIQSGKQLRLRGAGMPALNARGRGDMVIEIEVETPTRLSARQRELLEAFRETETGDECPNSRTFFQKLKDAITG, via the coding sequence ATGGTTGAAACCGATTATTACGAGCTGCTCCAGGTCGATCGGAGCGCGGACGACAAGACGATCAAATCCGCCTATCGCCGGCTCGCGATGGAATGCCATCCCGACCGCAATGGCGGGTGCCCGGATGCCGAGGCGCGGTTCAAGGCGATCAGCCAGGCCTATGACTGCCTGAAGGATCCGCAGAAGCGCGCCGCCTATGATCGGTTCGGCCATGCCGCCTTCCAGAATGGCGGCTTCGGCGGTGGTCCTGCGGGTGGCGCCCAGGATTTCGGGTCCTTCGCCGACATTTTCGACAATATCTTCGGCGAGTTCATGGGCGGCGCCCAGGGCCGCCAGCGCGACGTCCGGCGCGGATCGGACCTGCGCTACGATCTCGAAATCCGGCTCGAGGATGCGTTCGAGGGCCGCGAGGTCGAGCTTTCGATCGACACCACCGCGACGTGCGAGCCATGCGGCGGTTCGGGCGCCAAGCCGGGCACCTCCGCCCGGACCTGCAACACCTGCGGCGGCCACGGCCAGGTCCGCGCGCGCCAGGGTTTCTTCGTGGTCGAGCAGACCTGCCCGGTCTGCCGCGGCGTCGGCGAGATGATCGCCGATCCCTGCCGCTCCTGCCGGGGCGAGGGCCGTGTGGAGAAGCGCAAGACGCTGACCGTCAACATCCCCGCCGGCGTCGACGAGGGCACCCGCATCCGCCTGGCCGGGGAAGGCGAGGCGGGCGTGCGCGGCGGGCCGGCGGGCGATCTCTACATCTTCGTCCACCTCGCCCGGCACGCCATCTTCCAGCGTGACGGCACGACCCTGTTCTGCCGCGCGCCGATCAGCTTCACGACCGCGGCGCTCGGCGGCTGCATCGAGGTGCCGGGGCTCGATCGCGCGCCGAACGAAGTCCGTATCCCGGCCGGGATCCAGTCGGGCAAGCAGCTGCGCCTGCGCGGCGCGGGGATGCCCGCGTTGAACGCCCGTGGCCGCGGCGACATGGTGATCGAGATCGAGGTCGAGACCCCGACCAGGCTCAGCGCAAGGCAACGCGAGTTGCTCGAAGCCTTCCGCGAGACCGAGACCGGGGACGAATGCCCCAATTCTCGCACCTTCTTCCAGAAACTGAAGGACGCGATCACCGGCTGA
- the dnaK gene encoding molecular chaperone DnaK, with product MARVIGIDLGTTNSAVAVMEGGKPKVIENAEGARTTPSVIAFTKDGERLIGQPAKRQAVTNPDNTIFAVKRLIGRRFDDPVTKKDTELVPYHIVKGANGDAWVQAGGKDYSPSQISAFILQKMKETAEAYLGETVTQAVITVPAYFNDAQRQATKDAGQIAGLEVLRIINEPTAAALAYGLEKQDGKTIAVYDLGGGTFDISILEIGDGVFEVKSTNGDTFLGGEDFDAKLVDTLADKFKAKENIDLRTDRLALQRLKEAAEKAKIELSSAQTTEVNLPFITARMEGGASTPLHLVETISRADLEKIVGDLIKRTLEPCKKALKDAGVEAKDIDEVVLVGGMTRMPKVRETVKDFFGKEPHTGVNPDEVVAMGAAIQAGVLQGEVKDVLLLDVTPLSLGIETLGGVFTRMIDRNTTIPTKKAQTFSTAEDNQNAVTIRVFQGEREMAADNKLLGQFDLVGIPPAPRGVPQIEVTFDIDANGIVNVSAKDKGTGKEQQIRIQASGGLSDSDIEKMVQEAEQFADEDKKRREGAEARNQADSLVHSTEQQLKEHGDKVDAGLKSEIETAIAEARTALEGGDTDTIKAKAEALAQVAMKLGQAIYEKEQQAAASPGADASSAGGDAGGEEVVDAEFSEVDEDNKG from the coding sequence ATGGCAAGAGTGATCGGCATCGATCTCGGCACCACCAACAGCGCGGTTGCCGTGATGGAGGGGGGCAAGCCCAAGGTCATCGAGAATGCGGAAGGCGCGCGCACGACGCCGAGCGTCATCGCATTCACCAAGGACGGCGAGCGCCTGATCGGCCAGCCGGCCAAGCGCCAGGCGGTCACCAATCCCGACAACACCATCTTCGCGGTGAAGCGCCTGATCGGCCGCCGCTTCGACGATCCGGTGACCAAGAAGGACACCGAACTCGTCCCCTATCACATCGTCAAGGGCGCCAATGGCGACGCCTGGGTCCAGGCCGGGGGGAAGGATTATTCCCCGTCGCAGATTTCCGCCTTCATCCTCCAGAAGATGAAGGAAACCGCCGAGGCCTATCTCGGCGAGACAGTCACCCAGGCGGTGATCACCGTTCCCGCTTATTTCAACGACGCGCAGCGCCAGGCGACCAAGGATGCCGGCCAGATCGCGGGGCTCGAGGTGCTTCGCATCATCAACGAGCCGACCGCGGCCGCGCTCGCCTACGGGCTCGAGAAGCAGGACGGCAAGACGATCGCCGTCTATGACCTTGGCGGCGGCACGTTCGACATCTCGATCCTCGAGATCGGCGACGGCGTCTTCGAGGTGAAGTCCACGAACGGCGACACCTTCCTCGGCGGCGAGGATTTCGACGCCAAGCTGGTCGACACGCTGGCCGACAAGTTCAAGGCGAAGGAGAATATCGACCTTCGCACCGATCGCCTCGCGCTCCAGCGGCTGAAGGAAGCCGCCGAGAAGGCGAAGATCGAGCTGTCGTCCGCGCAGACCACCGAGGTGAACCTGCCGTTCATCACCGCGCGCATGGAGGGCGGCGCTTCGACCCCGCTCCATCTCGTCGAGACGATCAGCCGCGCCGATCTGGAAAAGATCGTCGGCGATCTCATCAAGCGCACGCTCGAGCCCTGCAAGAAGGCGCTCAAGGATGCGGGCGTCGAGGCCAAGGACATTGACGAGGTCGTCCTCGTCGGCGGCATGACCCGCATGCCCAAGGTCCGCGAGACCGTGAAGGACTTCTTCGGCAAGGAGCCGCACACCGGCGTCAACCCGGACGAGGTCGTCGCGATGGGCGCCGCGATCCAGGCCGGCGTGCTGCAGGGCGAGGTCAAGGACGTCCTGCTGCTCGACGTCACCCCGCTCAGCCTCGGCATCGAGACGCTCGGCGGCGTCTTCACCCGGATGATCGATCGCAACACGACGATCCCGACCAAGAAGGCGCAGACATTCTCGACCGCCGAGGACAATCAGAATGCGGTGACGATCCGCGTCTTCCAGGGCGAGCGCGAGATGGCGGCGGACAACAAGCTGCTTGGCCAGTTCGATCTGGTCGGCATCCCGCCGGCGCCGCGCGGCGTGCCGCAGATCGAGGTCACCTTCGACATCGACGCCAACGGCATCGTCAACGTCTCGGCCAAGGACAAGGGCACCGGCAAGGAGCAGCAGATCCGGATCCAGGCCTCCGGCGGCCTGTCCGATTCCGACATCGAGAAGATGGTCCAGGAAGCCGAGCAGTTCGCCGACGAGGACAAGAAGCGCCGCGAGGGCGCGGAGGCCCGCAACCAGGCCGACAGCCTCGTCCATTCGACCGAGCAGCAGCTCAAGGAGCATGGCGACAAGGTCGATGCCGGCCTCAAGTCAGAGATCGAGACGGCGATCGCCGAGGCGCGTACCGCGCTTGAGGGCGGCGACACCGACACGATCAAGGCCAAGGCGGAGGCGCTCGCGCAGGTCGCGATGAAGCTCGGCCAGGCGATCTACGAGAAGGAGCAGCAGGCGGCCGCCTCGCCGGGCGCCGATGCGTCCTCCGCGGGTGGCGATGCCGGCGGCGAGGAGGTCGTCGACGCCGAATTCTCCGAGGTCGACGAAGACAATAAGGGCTGA
- a CDS encoding copper chaperone PCu(A)C yields MRSLVPALAVSLALAACHGAPETPHATVTGAVVTLPPIPDRPGVAYFMAETTQPTRLTGIASPAIGRIELHESMMQGNMSTMRPLAAVPVTPGTPTAFAPGGKHAMLYDIAPSVRAGGTVRLTFTFDGLPPVSVDAEVRDFGAGHAGH; encoded by the coding sequence ATGCGCTCGCTTGTCCCGGCCCTGGCCGTTTCCCTCGCCCTCGCCGCCTGCCACGGGGCGCCCGAAACCCCGCATGCCACCGTGACCGGCGCGGTCGTCACCCTGCCGCCGATTCCGGACCGGCCGGGCGTCGCCTATTTCATGGCCGAGACGACGCAGCCGACCCGACTGACGGGCATCGCAAGCCCCGCGATCGGCCGCATCGAGCTCCACGAATCGATGATGCAGGGGAACATGTCGACGATGCGCCCGCTCGCCGCCGTGCCGGTGACGCCCGGCACGCCGACCGCCTTCGCGCCGGGGGGCAAGCACGCCATGCTCTACGACATCGCGCCCAGCGTCCGCGCCGGGGGCACAGTGCGCCTCACCTTCACGTTCGACGGGCTGCCCCCGGTCAGCGTCGATGCCGAGGTTCGCGATTTCGGCGCGGGCCATGCCGGGCACTGA